Proteins co-encoded in one Fusarium musae strain F31 chromosome 3, whole genome shotgun sequence genomic window:
- a CDS encoding hypothetical protein (EggNog:ENOG41) — translation MTFAEDAHQTTAIDDKLYIDGGWVNFDDFQQTHENYSNTWLAYHDLNNLVERGGDLWPDLNISLSKKDSIPSVHGGILWGDSVNKRFYLYAGEWNNGFSQDSYTLLSYDIIYDKWDDFGAPDITPPPKVASYGAGVGVSETGMGYYLGGWISNASMSGWTGD, via the exons ATGACTTTTGCCGAAGATGCTCACCAAACAACGGCCATTGACGATAAGCTTTACATAGACGGGGGATGGGTCAACTTTGATGACTTCCAGCAAACTCACGAGAACTACTCCA ATACCTGGCTCGCATACCACgacctcaacaacctcgtcGAACGCGGTGGTGATCTTTGGCCAGACCTGAATATCAGCCTAAGCAAGAAAGACAG TATCCCGAGCGTACACGGCGGTATTCTCTGGGGCGACAGCGTCAACAAGCGATTCTACCTTTACGCCGGCGAATGGAACAACGGTTTCTCACAAGATTCCTATACTCTTCTGAGCTACGATATCATCTACGACAAATGGGACGACTTTGGAGCGCCTGATATAACCCCTCCACCGAAGGTCGCCTCGTATGGCGCTGGTGTCGGCGTTTCGGAGACTGGCATGGGCTACTACCTTGGAGGATGGATAAGCAATGCCTCGATGAGCGGATGGACTGGTGACTGA